CATTGTAGCCCAGCTAACATCGTCTGGATCGCTTTCACCATCTGTGTAAGAATTTATATAAGAATCTACAATTACTGCAGCAAGCTCTTCTGGAGTAGCTGCCGGGGTGTCTACTAAAAAAGACAGTATTTTATCGTAAGGGCAGCCATCGCCAGGTACTGTAGCTTCCGAGCCAACAGCTACATCTACATAATTTCGGAGTTGATAAAAAACTTCGAGACTACCCATATTACAAGCATCGAAAAGTACTAAGTCAATATTTTTATTGATTTTTTTTCTTGCCTCTCTTAATGCATAATCTATTTCAGGCAAAGTTAGATAGTCCTTGTCAGTATCATCCCAGCAGACTCCTGTCCAAGCTCCGCCATGATCCCAGAAATCAAGTAGATAATGCTCTGCAGGATAATTTTCTATCGACCAAAGCACAAAATCTATAAGAGTAGCAGGGTCGCCCATGTTCACTTCTCCTAAATCCTCTAATTCAACTGAATTAATGATTGCTGTATCTTCGTCTTTTGTTACATAATATCTTTTTGCGCCTTTCCAATCGTTGTTACTATCGTCATATTCATCTATTCTATCAATTTGGACAACAACATTGACTTCGTTTGAAGAGCCTATAACTTCAAGTTCGTTAAAATCTTCTATACCTGCTTCTTCAAGATTGTTATCAGCATCAAGATAGATCATGATAGTCCATTTTTTAAGAGTAGAATGTTGCTGAGAATAGTTGGGCATAGGCAGAAATAAGATAATTATCAAACTTAAGACTGCTAAAATTAAAATCTGCTTTCTCATCATACAGGAAAAAATGTTGCTCGGTATTAAAATTTTTCTAAATATTCTTTTAAGGTCAAATTCCCTCTGGCAGCGAGTTTTTTCATTACTTTCATTATACCTGAGCCATACTGTGCCGCTTTCTTTTCTTTCACCACAATCTCTTCAGGCAGTCCTAATACACGAGCAGATTCTCTTAGGACATGTTTTCTTGTGCCATCTTTTATTTTATACTCAACAGGTATTTTCAAGCCAAGCTCTATAATTTCGAGCTCAAGAAAAGGTGCTTTAAGCTCTTTATTGAAATAACTTGCAATTTTTTGAGCGCTCGGCATTCCTTTCTCTTTCAAGCTCAGTAAATCTTTTTTAAGCTCTTCTTCTAAATTTTCAGACTTAAGATATTTGGCATAGCCTGCAAAAAGCTCATCAGCGCCGTAAGCCGATAATAGCTCCTTCTCTCTAGAATGCTTGGCTACAAAGAATAGCGGCAGAAGGTAAGAAATCTCGATAGGGTTTTTTGATATGACAATTTTTGAAATTATAGGAAGTGCTTCTTCAATATCTTTCTCAGTCAGAAAAATTTCTATAAGCTGGAGGTTAAGTAACTGTGCTGATTTCCTTGCAACGTCAATATCATAAGCGCCCTCAATACCAGCAACGTATAGCACAACTTCTGCATGTTTGCTTACTAAAAAAGCAAGAATTGAAGAATCAAGTCCTCCTGAGAAAAGAATACCTTTTCTTTTTTTGTCAAGTGCTGAGACTGTTTTTGTAAGGATAAAATTTAATCTATCAA
The sequence above is a segment of the Candidatus Thermoplasmatota archaeon genome. Coding sequences within it:
- a CDS encoding asparagine synthase C-terminal domain-containing protein — its product is MLSFWIDRLNFILTKTVSALDKKRKGILFSGGLDSSILAFLVSKHAEVVLYVAGIEGAYDIDVARKSAQLLNLQLIEIFLTEKDIEEALPIISKIVISKNPIEISYLLPLFFVAKHSREKELLSAYGADELFAGYAKYLKSENLEEELKKDLLSLKEKGMPSAQKIASYFNKELKAPFLELEIIELGLKIPVEYKIKDGTRKHVLRESARVLGLPEEIVVKEKKAAQYGSGIMKVMKKLAARGNLTLKEYLEKF